A window of the Thalassospira indica genome harbors these coding sequences:
- a CDS encoding HlyD family type I secretion periplasmic adaptor subunit, with product MSGGVQLPTARELSTDVKPLVRIGFLILFLGFGSVLLWAGTAEVNSAATASGVVAPFSGRQSVQHLEGGIIRDILVRNGTRVQAGDVLIRLDDTRSRASYDLLNNRYLNALATQTRLIAERAQDDYLSFPPPLEDPRYFSITDAQRTLFDSRRSAFAGELALYDERIKELRREIIGTREQKTAAEQQVGIVKEELAMVKPMVDLGYARRTRLLQLESRLVETLGNIGRFSADIARIEQQIQQVKASQSQLMRDQLQSINTELRDIQSEISDLNERLRSAEDILVRSDIKAPRNGTVTNMQFTTVGGVIPPGAQVLEIVPADDRLVIEARVSPNDIDVVSAGLPVNIRVTSFSQRWFAPVKGTVTDVSPDRLTDSEGRSYFQAMVEIDAESLAEHEGMILSPGMPAQLEIVTGARTILAYLFSPITTSFDRAFREQ from the coding sequence ATGTCTGGTGGTGTGCAACTTCCAACCGCGCGCGAGCTTAGTACCGATGTTAAGCCGTTGGTGCGGATCGGCTTTTTGATCCTGTTTTTGGGCTTTGGCTCGGTCCTTCTGTGGGCCGGTACGGCCGAGGTCAATTCGGCCGCGACGGCCAGTGGTGTGGTTGCGCCATTTTCGGGCCGACAAAGCGTTCAGCATCTTGAAGGCGGCATCATTCGCGACATTCTTGTGCGCAATGGCACGCGGGTCCAGGCGGGCGATGTCCTGATCAGGCTTGATGATACACGTTCACGGGCAAGTTATGATCTGCTCAATAACCGTTATCTCAATGCGCTGGCGACCCAGACGCGGCTGATTGCCGAACGGGCGCAGGATGATTATTTGTCATTCCCGCCGCCGCTTGAAGATCCGCGTTATTTTTCGATCACCGATGCACAACGCACCCTGTTTGACAGTCGCCGCAGTGCGTTTGCCGGTGAGCTTGCGCTCTATGACGAACGCATCAAGGAATTGCGCCGAGAGATTATTGGCACGCGCGAGCAAAAGACCGCTGCCGAACAGCAGGTCGGGATCGTCAAGGAAGAGCTCGCCATGGTCAAGCCGATGGTCGATCTTGGCTATGCACGGCGGACCCGGTTGCTGCAACTTGAAAGCCGGTTGGTTGAAACCCTTGGCAATATCGGGCGGTTTTCAGCCGACATTGCCCGGATCGAACAGCAAATCCAGCAGGTCAAAGCCAGCCAGTCACAGTTGATGCGCGACCAACTGCAATCGATCAACACAGAATTGCGCGATATCCAAAGCGAGATTTCCGATCTGAATGAACGTCTGCGTTCGGCCGAGGATATCCTGGTGCGTTCCGACATCAAGGCGCCGCGCAATGGCACAGTCACCAATATGCAGTTCACCACGGTCGGCGGGGTCATCCCGCCCGGTGCACAGGTGCTTGAAATCGTGCCGGCGGATGATCGGCTTGTGATCGAGGCCCGCGTTTCCCCAAACGATATTGACGTCGTTTCGGCCGGTCTTCCGGTCAATATCCGGGTGACATCGTTCAGTCAGCGTTGGTTTGCGCCGGTCAAGGGCACGGTAACCGATGTCTCGCCGGACCGGCTGACAGACTCCGAAGGGCGATCCTATTTCCAGGCCATGGTCGAGATCGATGCCGAAAGCCTCGCCGAGCATGAAGGGATGATTTTGTCGCCTGGCATGCCCGCCCAGTTGGAGATCGTAACGGGTGCCAGAACGATTCTCGCTTACCTGTTTTCACCGATCACCACCAGCTTTGATCGCGCATTCCGCGAACAATGA